TCGTTGGCTTTGGGTTCTGAACTCCAGAGTCTTGATGGCAAAATAAGAGGGGCAGCGCTAAGGATCGAAACTTGTTTTAAGAAATTACGGCGGTTTGTACGCATAGAAATATTCCTTATCAGATTGAATGGAGGAATGACATAAGGATCCCATGCAGTAACGTTAAGCACTGCATGGGATTCAGAAAATAACTCTTTTTTGATTCTATCACGAGTCAGGGCATGGCATCACATTTTTTTGAAACCATACAATGGAAATTTTAACCGTCGTTTATTCTATTTCCAAGTCATAGGTGTAGCGGAATTCGTCGCTGCGCTTTGATTGGATAAGCCATTTTCCTTCCGGCGACATGATGCCGCTGGGCATATTAAGCTGTCCGGATTCAACGGCTGTGTTGGCGGTAACGATAAATACATTACTTTCGCGGGCGCGGAGCGCAAGATTAGATTGGTAATAGGCTGCATAGGCGGAATCGGTACCGGTAGCCATGCTATGAAAGATGATCTGCGCGCCTTTTTTACCCAGTTGGAAACTCAGGCGAGGATCAGGGTAAGGACCTTTGCCCGGGGCGACCCAAAGATCATTGCCAATGAGACAGCCGAAGGAGCAGTCTTTATAGTTGAAGACGCGTAGTTCTTCGCCGGGAACACACCATTTACGGTCGGCTTCGGTGGGAACAATTTTTTCATGGGTGCCCAACAATTGTCCTTCATCGGTGTAAATACGCGATTGGATGCAGTTTTTTCCGTCAATAATGACGCCGGTTCCGATAATGGCGGTCACATAGCTTTGGCGGCAGGCAGCGGCAATTTGTTTCCACGCGTCTTTGGTGCGCTCTTCATTAAAGTTGTTGTGGTACCCTGTCAAACTCATTTCAGGAAAAAGAAGGAAATCACAATCACCCTGTCGGATATAGCCGAGAATACGAGGCAGATTGTCTTTCTTGCTAGAAGACACATTCATTTGGATGCCGGCGATACGTATTGTTCTCATGACGTTTTCCTTTCGTTTGTGTTGCTAACAAAATCGAAATGCCGTACTGAAAGAATCATTGATAAGATGCCCATTCCGGAGCGTGGGCAAAATTCCAGTGATAATAGTCTTTCTGGGTCAATTGGGCGGCCGCGTCAGCGTCGGCGATAACCACGCAATCAGAATGCAGCTGCAATGCAGTGGCGCTGATCATACTGGTTATGGGACCTTCTACAGCCTTGGCGAGAATATCAGCCTTTGCTGCGCCTGTGACGAGCATCAGGCATTGTTCAGCCTCAAGAATGGTGCCGACGCCCATGGTGAGCGCAAAGCGCGGCATATCTTCGGGGCGTTCGAAGAGGGGACTGTTCTGCGCAATGGTTGCGGGGGTTAATGAGACGGCCCGCGTGCGCGATAAGAGC
The nucleotide sequence above comes from Candidatus Hydrogenedentota bacterium. Encoded proteins:
- a CDS encoding carbon-nitrogen hydrolase family protein, which codes for MRTIRIAGIQMNVSSSKKDNLPRILGYIRQGDCDFLLFPEMSLTGYHNNFNEERTKDAWKQIAAACRQSYVTAIIGTGVIIDGKNCIQSRIYTDEGQLLGTHEKIVPTEADRKWCVPGEELRVFNYKDCSFGCLIGNDLWVAPGKGPYPDPRLSFQLGKKGAQIIFHSMATGTDSAYAAYYQSNLALRARESNVFIVTANTAVESGQLNMPSGIMSPEGKWLIQSKRSDEFRYTYDLEIE